CGCGCCGCTGGACAACGGCCCGGTGGCGGCGAGAGAAATGGCGATACAGGATGCCTTGAAGCTGATCTCCATCCGCCAGGGCGCGCGCATCGAATCTACGCAGATCATGGAGAGCGGCGGCCAGGGCGAGTCCGGCACGCTCACCGCCGCCGCGCCGGTGCGGGGCGCGGTCAAGGTGCTGAACGAGTACGCGCAGGGCAAGCTCTATCACGTCAAGGTGGCGGTGGATGTCGACCAGGCGGCGATGCGGGAGGCGGCGCCGGAGCGCCGCGAGGCATCCTGCCCGATGCCGGTGGGGCGCTCGCTGCGGCGCAAGCTGGTGACCACCTATTTCGACGTCGCGCGTCCGGCGGAGGCGTCGGACATGCCTGATCTGGCGACGGCGCTGCCTACCGAGTTGTCGCGCCGGCTGTCGCGCAACGGCATGCTGATGGTCAAGGACGCCAATGCCGTGTCGGTGCTGGCCGACAATCGCGTGGCCGAGCCTGATGCCGGCTGGCAGGCCGCCAGCCAGCTGGGCCAGCGCGAGAACGCGCAGTTCGTGGTGTCGGGGCGGGTGTTGTCTACCTCGGTGACCGGCAAGGGCGTGCGGCCCTCGTTTTTCGAATCCAACAACACCAGCCAGCAGGGCGTGTTCTACAACGGGCCTTTCGCCGGCATGTTCGGAAACGGCGTCAAATACGTGCCCACCCGGCGCCAGTTCGATCTTGAATTCTGGGTCTATGACGGCCTGACCGGCTCGTTGATCGCGCGCGAGCGCGTCAACGGGGAGGCCAGCGGCGGCCAGGTGCAGCCGACGCCGCCGCAGCCGTTCGCCTCGGCGGCCTTCTGGCAGAGCGATTACGGGCGCGTGGTGAACCAGGCGCTGGACCGCGCGACCCGCCGCATCGACGACATCATTTCCTGCATCCCGTTCTCCGCCCGGGTGGTGAGGCTCGATGGCAAGCGCGTTTACATCAATGCCGGCCTGCTGGACGGCATGGCGGTGGGGGACAAGCTGCTGCTGTACAAGCGCTCGTCCGGCCAGCCGCTGCGCGACCTGATTTCCGGCCGCGAGCTGGGCATGGCGGAATCGCTGAACGGCGACGTGGCCCTGGTCCAGGTGCAGCCGAATTTCTCGATAGGCGTGGTGCAGGGCGGGGCCCGGCCGCCGGCCGAGGGCGATTATGTCCGCTTCGGGACGGCGCATTGAGCGCGGGCGGTTTCTTCCGAAAGTTCCGTTGTTTGCAATTTATTTTTGTATTGATAAGTATTATCACTTGATGTTACGGTGCGCCCCTGCACTTCGCGTTTCATTCATCGAACAGGGGACACACCTTGAAACAGCAAATGATGTTGGCCGCCGCGCTGGCGGCCGCCGCCGGTTCTGCCATGGCGGAAGACGTCGTGGTCTACAGCGCGCGCGGCGAACAATTGGTCAAGCCCATCGTAGAGGCTTACAAGAAGGAAACCGGCGTCAACGTCAAGCTGGTGTCCGACAAGGAAGGCCCGCTGATGGAGCGCCTGCGCGCCGAGGGCCGCAATTCGCCGGCCGACCTGCTGCTGACGGTGGACGCCGGCAATTTGTGGCAGGCCGAGCGCATGGGCCTGCTGAAAGCGGTCAAGTCGCCGGTGTTGGACGCCAACATCCCGGCCCACCTGCGCGATCCGGCCAACCAGTGGTACGGCCTGTCCATCCGCGCCCGCACCATCTTCTACAACACCCAGAGAGTGAAGCCGGCCCAGCTGTCCAGTTATGCCGACCTGGCGGACGCCAAGTGGAAGGGCAAGCTGTGCCTGCGCACCTCGAAGAAGGTGTACAACCAATCGCTGGTGGCGATGATGCTGGCGGAAATGGGCCCGGTGAAGGCCGAGCAAGTGGTCAAGGGGTGGGTGAACAATCTGGCGGTCGCCGAATTCCCGGACGACACCAAGATGCTGGAGGCCATCGCCGCCGGCCAGTGCGAGGTGGGCATCGCCAACACCTATTACTACGGCCGCCTGATGGAAAAATCGCCCAAGCTGCCGGTGGGCATCTTCTGGGCCGATCAGGCCGGCAAGGGCACCCACGTCAACATCTCCGGCGCCGGCGTGACCCGCCACGCCAAGAATGAAAAGGGCGCGCTGAAATTCCTGGAGTGGCTGAGCTCGGAGAAGGCGCAGAACATGTTCGCCGACGTCAACATGGAATTCCCGGTCAATCCCAAGGTGAAGCCTGACGCGCGCGTCGCCGCCTGGGGCGACTTCAAGCACAACTACATCAACGTTTCCAACGCCGGCTCCCGCCAGGCGGAGGCGGTCAAGCTGATGGACCGCGCCGGCTACAAGTAAGCCGTCGAGACATGTTTCAAACCGGGCCTGCCGTCGCTGCGACTGCGGGCCCGCCGCCGTTGGACCGCATCGAATGCCGTTTTCCTTCACCCGCTGGCGCGCCCTGGCCGCCGCCGCCAGCCTGCTTACCCTGATCCCGTTGGCGGTGATCGCCATGGGGCTGCTGGCGCCGGACGCCGTGGTGTGGCGCCACCTGGCCGAGCACGCCTTGCCTGAACTGCTGCGCAACACGGTCATCCTGTTGCTGGGCGTGGGGGCGGGCGTGCTGCTGCTGGGCGTGCCGCTGGCCTGGCTGACCGCAGTGCATGATTTCCCGGGCCGGCGCGTCTTTTCCTGGGCGCTGATGCTGCCGCTGGCCATGCCGGCGTATGTGATGGCGTTTTCCCAGTTGGGGCTGTTCGACTTCACCGGCCCGTTGCAGACCTGGTTGCGCGAAACCTGGGGCAGCTCGGCCTGGGTGCCCAATATCCGTTCCACGCCCGGCGTGGTGATGGTGTTGTCGCTGGCCTTCTATCCCTATGTCTACCTGCTGGCCCGCAACGCCTTCGCCGGCATGGGGCGGCGCGCGCTGGAGGCGGGGCAGTCGCTGGGCCTGTCGCCGCTGGCGGGCTTTTTCAGAGTGGCCTTGCCCATGGCCAGGCCCTGGATCGTGGGCGGGCTCAGCCTGGCGCTGATGGAGACGCTGGCCGACTTCGGCACTGTCGCCATCTTCAATTTCGACGCTTTCACTTCCGCCATCTACAAGGCGTGGTTCAGCCTGTTTTCGCTGCCGGCCGCCAAGCAGCTGGCATCGTTGCTGGTGCTGTTGGTGTTCGCCCTGCTGTGGCTGGAGCAGCGCGCCCGCGGCCAGCGCGGCTATGGCCAGGCGGGCAGGGCGGCGCCGTTGCCGCGCGCGCGGCTGGCCGGCGCGCGAGGCTGGCTGGCTTGCGCCTTCTGCGCGCTGACGCTGTTTTTGGCTTTCGCGCTGCCTTTCGGCCAGATTCTGATCTGGGCGGCCGAGCACGTCGCCAGCGATCTGGACGCCGACCTGCTCGACTATCTGAAAAATTCCCTGCTGCTGGCGGCGATGGCGGCCTTGCTGGTGCCGGCCATCGCGCTGCTGCTGGTTTTCGCCGTCCGGCGCGATCCGGGCAGCCGGATGTGGGCGCGGCTGGCCACGCTGGGCTACGCGGTGCCGGGCACCGTGCTGGCGGTGGGCGTGTTCGCGCCGGTGGCGGCGCTGGACAACTTCCTGCTGGAACGCTTCGCCGGCTGGCTGCCGGAAGGCGGCTCGGCCGTGTTCAAGGGCACGTTGTTGGTGCTGATGCTGGCCTACGCTTCCCGCTTCCTGGCGGTGGCCCATTCGGCGCTCGACGCGGCGATGCAGCGGATCAGCCGCAGCCAGGAGGAGGCGGCGCAAAGCCTGGGCGTTTGCGGCGCGCGCCTGTTGGGCCGGCTTTACCTGCCGCTGCTGCGAGGCGGCGCGTTCACCGCGATGCTGATGGTGTTCGTCGACGTGATGAAGGAAATGCCGATCACGCTGATGACGCGACCCTTCGGCTGGGACACCCTGGCGGTGCGCATTTTCAATCTGACCAGCGAGGGCGAATGGCAGCGCGCGGCGTTGCCGTCGGTGGCTATCGTGCTGGCCGGCCTGCTGCCGGTATTGCTGCTGTCGCGGCAGAAGCCTGGAGTGTGAGATGGACAAGACGCTTGAATTCGATTCGGTCAGCCTGGCTTACGGCGGGCGGCCGGTGCTGGACGGGATGAGCTTCGCGCTGGAGGCGGGAGAGATCGCTTGCCTGCTGGGCAGCTCCGGCTGCGGCAAGACCACGGCGCTGCGCTGCATCGCCGGTTTCGAGACGCCGGCGGAGGGCAATATCCGGCTGGAGGGGGAAATGGTGAGCGGCGGCCTGGCCGAGGTGGCGGCTCATCGCCGCCGCGTGGGCATGGTGTTTCAGGATCATGCGCTGTTTCCCCATCTGACCGTGGCCGGCAACGTGGCTTTCGGCCTGTCCGCGCTGGGGCGCGGCGAGCGCAAGGCCAGAGTGGAGGAGACGCTGCGGCTGGTGGGGCTGGCCGAGGAGGCGGCGCGGTATCCGCACCAGCTGTCCGGCGGCCAGCAGCAGCGAGTGGCGTTGGCGCGCGCGCTGGCGCCCCGGCCCCGGCTGTTGTTGCTGGACGAGCCCTTTTCCAATCTGGACGCGGAGCTGCGCGAGCGGCTGGCGCGCGAGGTGAGGGCGATCTTGAAATCGCAGGGCATCGCCGCCTTGATGGTCACCCACGATCAGCATGAGGCCTTCGCCATCGCCGACAAGGTGGGCGTGCTGCACCAGGGCCGGCTGCAGCAGTGGGACACGCCGGACGCGCTCTACCATGGCCCGGTCAACCGCTATGTGGCGGGCTTCATCGGCCAGGGCGTGTTTCTGCCGGGACGGGTGAGCGGGCGGGCGGTGGCGCTGGAGACCGGCGAACTGCGTAGCGAGGGCGAGCTGCGCTTCGGCGACGGCGCCGAAGTGGAGGTGTTGCTGCGGCCGGACGCGGTGCGGCCGGAGCCGGGCAGCCCGCTGCGCGCGCGGGTGGTGGACAAGGTGTTGCGCGGCACGGTCTGCCACTATTCGCTGGAACTGCTTTCCGGCCGCCGCTTGCTGGCGGAGCTGGGCCATGAGGAGGCGCTGGCGGTGGGCGAGACGGTGGGCATCCGGCTGCAGCCGCGCAAGCTGCTGGCTTTCGCCAGGGATTGAATCCTCAGGCGAAAGCCTGGCAAACGTCCACCCACTGGCCGGCGGTGATTTCTCCCAGCCGCTCCGGGCTGATGCGCACCGCGCTGTGCACCGCGCCGGCGGCGGGCAGCACTTCGTCGTAGGCCTGCATCGACACGTCCAGATAGATGGGCAGCTCGCTGGCCAGGCCGAACGGGCAGACTCCGCCCACCGGATGGCCGGTGATGGCCTCCACTTCGTCCGGCGGCAGCATCTTGCCTTTGCCGAAGGCATCCTTGAATTTGCGGTTGTCGATGCGGGCGTCGCCGCGTGCGACCAGTATCACGTCGCGGCCGTCGTTCAGGCGGAAGGCCAGCGTCTTGGCGATGCGGCCGGGTTCCACGCCGTGAGCGGCGGCGGCTTCGGCGACGGTGGCGGTGCTGACGTCCAGCTCGATGATGGCGATGTCCGCTTGGCGGGCGGCGAAGAAGGCTTTGACCGATTCCAGGCTCATGAATGGCTCTCGTCGGGAATGATGGGTGGCCCATTATTCCCGATGCGAACCAACGACGCCAGGCTGTCGGGGCCGAGGCCTGAGCCTGGGCCGGCAGGCGTTAAGGCTGGCTCACGATTTCGGCCAGCTTGTCGGCGATGTCCTGCGAGGTGGCGGCCTGCTCCTCGGCGGCATTGGCGATCTGCACCACGAAATCGCGCATATTGTTGATTTCGCCGACGATGGTGGCCAGCGCCTGCTCTGCGCGCTGGAAATCGCTCTCAGTGGCGTCCACCTGTTGCCGGCCTTGTTCGATCGCATCCACGTTTTGCTTCACCTCGCGCTGGATGTCGCGGATCATGTCGCCGATTTCCTGGGTGGCCTTGGTGGTGCGTTCGGCCAGCTTGCGCACTTCGTCCGCCACCACGGCGAAGCCGCGGCCCATCTCGCCGGCGCGGGCGGCCTCGATCGCCGCGTTCAGGGCCAGCAGGTTGGTCTGGTCGGCGATGTCCTTGATCACGCCGATGATCTGGCCGATGGTTTCCGAGCGCTGGCCCAGCGATTCCAGGCTGTCGGCGGTATTGCGCACCATGCCGCCCACGTTCTTCATGCCGCCGCTGGTTTCGGTGACGATGCCGGCGCCCTTGCGGCCCTCGGTCAGCATCAGTTCGGCGGATTCCGATGCCGACGCGGTTTGCACCGCCACGTTCTGTATCGTGGCGCTCATCGCCTGCATGTTCTCGGACAATTCATTGACCCGCGCCTCCAGGAATTCGCGGCGGCGGTTGGCCTCTTCCTGGATCTTGCGCGCCTTTTCCTCGGCGGAGACGTCCTGGAAGCTGGCCATGAAGCAGCACAGCTTGTTGGGGTCGCGCGCGTCCCAGATCGGGAATATCTTGGTGCGGAAGACGATCTCGCCGACGGGAATGGTGGCGATGTGCTCCTGAATCCGCTTGTGGGCGAGGTCGTCCAGGATGCGGCGGATGCGGTCGGGGTCGGGGTGGAATTGATGGATGGTGTGCGCGTGGGCGTTGGCCACGTCGGCGCCGTTGCGCAAGCGCTGGTTCAGCGTCGAGCGGTGGCGGGCCAGCGTGTCGCGCGCGGTCTTGTTCATGTAGAAGATGGTGTTGTCGTGGCTGGTGTCGCACAGCAGGATCAGGTTGTCGGAATGATCCAGCATGCTTTCCAGGCGATGGACGGTCTGCTGCAGTTCGGCCGAGCGGTCGGCCTTGTTGGCGAATCCAAACATGTTCTTTCCCCAATGCCTTCATATCGTTTGTGTTTTGACCACATTTGCGGTTTGGTACAGGGGAGGGGCAATTGCAAGCGCTTATGTCCATGGAAAGCGGCGCGGCCTCGCTTCGCCAATCCGTCATGCGCCGAGCCTTAATCGCCTAGCGGCAGCAGCAGGGTCTCCTTCACTTCCTCCATCACCACGTAGCTTTTGGATTCCTTGGCGGACGGCAACTGCAGCAGGATGTCGCCCAGCAGCTTGCGGTACATCGACATGTCGGCGATGCGGGCTTTGATCAGGTAGTCGAAGTCGCCGGACACCAAGTGGCATTCCAGGATTTCCGGGATGCTCATGATCTCGCGGCGGAAGGCGTCGAAAATGTTGCCGGACTTGGCTTCCAGCTTGATCTCGACGAACACCAGCAGCGAGCCGCCCAGCGCGTGCGGATTGAGGCGGGCGTAATAGCCGTCGATGATGCCGTCGCGTTCCATCCGCCGGACCCGTTCGGTGCAGGGCGTGGTGGACAGGCCCACTTTCTCCGCCAGCTCCGTCATCGAGATGCGGCCGTTTTTCTGCAGGATGCGCAGGATCTTGCGGTCCATTTTGTCCAGCGTCTTGGCAGGGATGGAAATAGACTTCATGTTTTCACTGTTTATGCGAGAAAGATTTGAGAATGATCATTTGATTCTCGTCAATTTCAGTGAAAAAAACCAGATAGCAATGAATATACTAGCGGAATTCACTATTGGTAGTGGCAAGACTACAAACGGAGACAAGCAATGAAGGTAATCGTGCTGGGCGGCGGCGTTCTGGGCGTATCCACCGCGTGGTATCTGGCCAAGGCGGGCTGTCAGGTGACGGTGCTGGAGCGCCAGGAAGGCGTGGCGCTGGAAACCAGTTTCGGCAACGCCGGCCAGATTTCACCCGGCTACTCCGCGCCTTGGGCCGCGCCCGGCATTCCGCTGAAGGGGCTGAAGTGGATGTTCCAGCGCCACGCGCCGCTGGCCATCCGCCCGGACGGCAGCCTGTACCAGCTGCAGTGGATCGCCAAGATGCTGGCCAACTGCAACGAGAAAGCCTACGCGGTCAACAAGAGCCGCATGATGAGGCTGGCCGAGTACAGCCGCGACAAGATCAAGGAGCTGCGCGCCGAGACCGGCCTGCAGTACGAAGGCCGCCAGGGCGGCACGCTGCAGCTGTTGCGCAGCCAGGCCCAGGTGGAAGGCATGGCCAAGGATATCGCTGTGCTGCGCGAATGCGGGGTGGATTTCAACGTGCTGGACCCGGACGGCTGCGCCCGCGTGGAGCCGGCGCTGGCAGCGGTCAAGCACAAGCTGGCCGGCGGCCTGCAGCTGCCCAATGACGAAACCGGCGACTGCAACCTGTTCACCAGCCGGCTGGCCGAACTGGCCCGAGCCAAGGGCGTGGCGTTCCGCTTCGGCGCGACCGTGGACGACATCGAGAACGACGGCAAGCGCATCACCGGCATCCGCGTCGGCGACGAACTGCTGCGCGCCGACCATTATGTGGTGGCGATGGGCAGCTACTCCCGCGACATGGTGAAGGAGCTGGGCATCGACATCCCGGTGTACCCGGTCAAGGGCTACTCGCTGACCGTGCCGATCACCAATCCGGCCGGCGCGCCGACCTCCACCATCCTGGACGAAACCTACAAGGTGGCGATCACCCGTTTCGACGACCGCATCCGCGTCGGCGGCATGGCCGAGCTGTCCGGCTACAACCTGGAGCTGAATCCGCGCCGCCGCGAGACGCTGGAAATGGTAGTGGGCGATTTGTATCCGAACGGCGGAGACATTCCGGCGGCCAGCTTCTGGACCGGCCTGCGGCCGATGACGCCGGACGGCACGCCCATCATCGGCGGCACCCGCTTCTCCAATCTGTCGCTGAACACCGGCCACGGCACGCTGGGCTGGACCATGTGCGCCGGCTCCGGCAAGGTGTTGGCCGACATGATCACCGGCGCCAAGCCGGAAATCAGCGTCGACGGCTTGTCCATGCAGCGTTACGCCAAACAGGGCGAGACCCTGGTGGTGCCAGTGATCCGCCCGGCCGTCCAAGGGGCTTGAAGCCATGCGCCCGTTGACCGCGACGATACGGCTGGACCATCTGCGGCATAACTACCAGCAAGCGCGCGCCGCCCATGGCGACAAAACGCTGGCGGTGCTGAAGGCCAACGCTTACGGCCACGGCGCGGTTCGCTGCGCGCAGGCGCTGGCGGACATCGCCGACGGTTTCGCCGTCGCTTGCCTGGAGGAGGCGCAGGAGCTGCGCGCCGCCGGCATCGCCAATCCCATCCTGTTGCTGGAGGGCGTGTTCGAGGCGGGGGAGCTGCAGGCGGTGGACGCGCTGGATCTATGGATGGCGGTGGCCAGCGAAGAGCAACTGGCCATGGTGGAGGTGGCTGCGC
This genomic window from Chromobacterium phragmitis contains:
- a CDS encoding extracellular solute-binding protein, with the protein product MKQQMMLAAALAAAAGSAMAEDVVVYSARGEQLVKPIVEAYKKETGVNVKLVSDKEGPLMERLRAEGRNSPADLLLTVDAGNLWQAERMGLLKAVKSPVLDANIPAHLRDPANQWYGLSIRARTIFYNTQRVKPAQLSSYADLADAKWKGKLCLRTSKKVYNQSLVAMMLAEMGPVKAEQVVKGWVNNLAVAEFPDDTKMLEAIAAGQCEVGIANTYYYGRLMEKSPKLPVGIFWADQAGKGTHVNISGAGVTRHAKNEKGALKFLEWLSSEKAQNMFADVNMEFPVNPKVKPDARVAAWGDFKHNYINVSNAGSRQAEAVKLMDRAGYK
- a CDS encoding flagellar assembly protein T N-terminal domain-containing protein — protein: MKRYAIHLAALVAAFVLPAPSRAEVLTAEGVAPLDNGPVAAREMAIQDALKLISIRQGARIESTQIMESGGQGESGTLTAAAPVRGAVKVLNEYAQGKLYHVKVAVDVDQAAMREAAPERREASCPMPVGRSLRRKLVTTYFDVARPAEASDMPDLATALPTELSRRLSRNGMLMVKDANAVSVLADNRVAEPDAGWQAASQLGQRENAQFVVSGRVLSTSVTGKGVRPSFFESNNTSQQGVFYNGPFAGMFGNGVKYVPTRRQFDLEFWVYDGLTGSLIARERVNGEASGGQVQPTPPQPFASAAFWQSDYGRVVNQALDRATRRIDDIISCIPFSARVVRLDGKRVYINAGLLDGMAVGDKLLLYKRSSGQPLRDLISGRELGMAESLNGDVALVQVQPNFSIGVVQGGARPPAEGDYVRFGTAH
- a CDS encoding winged helix-turn-helix transcriptional regulator yields the protein MKSISIPAKTLDKMDRKILRILQKNGRISMTELAEKVGLSTTPCTERVRRMERDGIIDGYYARLNPHALGGSLLVFVEIKLEAKSGNIFDAFRREIMSIPEILECHLVSGDFDYLIKARIADMSMYRKLLGDILLQLPSAKESKSYVVMEEVKETLLLPLGD
- a CDS encoding ABC transporter permease yields the protein MPFSFTRWRALAAAASLLTLIPLAVIAMGLLAPDAVVWRHLAEHALPELLRNTVILLLGVGAGVLLLGVPLAWLTAVHDFPGRRVFSWALMLPLAMPAYVMAFSQLGLFDFTGPLQTWLRETWGSSAWVPNIRSTPGVVMVLSLAFYPYVYLLARNAFAGMGRRALEAGQSLGLSPLAGFFRVALPMARPWIVGGLSLALMETLADFGTVAIFNFDAFTSAIYKAWFSLFSLPAAKQLASLLVLLVFALLWLEQRARGQRGYGQAGRAAPLPRARLAGARGWLACAFCALTLFLAFALPFGQILIWAAEHVASDLDADLLDYLKNSLLLAAMAALLVPAIALLLVFAVRRDPGSRMWARLATLGYAVPGTVLAVGVFAPVAALDNFLLERFAGWLPEGGSAVFKGTLLVLMLAYASRFLAVAHSALDAAMQRISRSQEEAAQSLGVCGARLLGRLYLPLLRGGAFTAMLMVFVDVMKEMPITLMTRPFGWDTLAVRIFNLTSEGEWQRAALPSVAIVLAGLLPVLLLSRQKPGV
- a CDS encoding D-amino acid dehydrogenase, which encodes MKVIVLGGGVLGVSTAWYLAKAGCQVTVLERQEGVALETSFGNAGQISPGYSAPWAAPGIPLKGLKWMFQRHAPLAIRPDGSLYQLQWIAKMLANCNEKAYAVNKSRMMRLAEYSRDKIKELRAETGLQYEGRQGGTLQLLRSQAQVEGMAKDIAVLRECGVDFNVLDPDGCARVEPALAAVKHKLAGGLQLPNDETGDCNLFTSRLAELARAKGVAFRFGATVDDIENDGKRITGIRVGDELLRADHYVVAMGSYSRDMVKELGIDIPVYPVKGYSLTVPITNPAGAPTSTILDETYKVAITRFDDRIRVGGMAELSGYNLELNPRRRETLEMVVGDLYPNGGDIPAASFWTGLRPMTPDGTPIIGGTRFSNLSLNTGHGTLGWTMCAGSGKVLADMITGAKPEISVDGLSMQRYAKQGETLVVPVIRPAVQGA
- a CDS encoding YbaK/EbsC family protein — encoded protein: MSLESVKAFFAARQADIAIIELDVSTATVAEAAAAHGVEPGRIAKTLAFRLNDGRDVILVARGDARIDNRKFKDAFGKGKMLPPDEVEAITGHPVGGVCPFGLASELPIYLDVSMQAYDEVLPAAGAVHSAVRISPERLGEITAGQWVDVCQAFA
- a CDS encoding ABC transporter ATP-binding protein, which encodes MDKTLEFDSVSLAYGGRPVLDGMSFALEAGEIACLLGSSGCGKTTALRCIAGFETPAEGNIRLEGEMVSGGLAEVAAHRRRVGMVFQDHALFPHLTVAGNVAFGLSALGRGERKARVEETLRLVGLAEEAARYPHQLSGGQQQRVALARALAPRPRLLLLDEPFSNLDAELRERLAREVRAILKSQGIAALMVTHDQHEAFAIADKVGVLHQGRLQQWDTPDALYHGPVNRYVAGFIGQGVFLPGRVSGRAVALETGELRSEGELRFGDGAEVEVLLRPDAVRPEPGSPLRARVVDKVLRGTVCHYSLELLSGRRLLAELGHEEALAVGETVGIRLQPRKLLAFARD
- a CDS encoding methyl-accepting chemotaxis protein, which codes for MFGFANKADRSAELQQTVHRLESMLDHSDNLILLCDTSHDNTIFYMNKTARDTLARHRSTLNQRLRNGADVANAHAHTIHQFHPDPDRIRRILDDLAHKRIQEHIATIPVGEIVFRTKIFPIWDARDPNKLCCFMASFQDVSAEEKARKIQEEANRRREFLEARVNELSENMQAMSATIQNVAVQTASASESAELMLTEGRKGAGIVTETSGGMKNVGGMVRNTADSLESLGQRSETIGQIIGVIKDIADQTNLLALNAAIEAARAGEMGRGFAVVADEVRKLAERTTKATQEIGDMIRDIQREVKQNVDAIEQGRQQVDATESDFQRAEQALATIVGEINNMRDFVVQIANAAEEQAATSQDIADKLAEIVSQP